A genomic segment from Streptomyces sp. NBC_00459 encodes:
- the gcvP gene encoding aminomethyl-transferring glycine dehydrogenase has product MTAHRTPLAVLEQGTPFERRHIGPDHEDRAKMLAQVGYGSLDELTAAAVPDVIRNADALDLPAARTEAEVLAELRSLADRNQVLGSMIGLGYYGTFTPPVILRNVMENPAWYTAYTPYQPEISQGRLEALLNFQTMVADLTGLPTSGASLLDEGTAAAEAMALSRRMGKNKKGLFLVDADTLPQTIAVIRTRAEPTGVEVVVADLSAGIPDEIAGREINGVLLQYPGASGAVRDLKPVVDQAHGLGAVVTVAADLLALTLLTSPGELGADIAVGTTQRFGVPMGFGGPHAGYMAVREQYARSLPGRLVGVSVDADGHKAYRLALQTREQHIRREKATSNICTAQVLLAVMAGMYAVHHGPEGLRTIARRTHRYATILAAGLTAGGVEVVHGAYFDTLTARVPGKAGEVAAAAREHGVNLHLVDADRVSVSCDETTTRAQLGAVWAAFGVEGDIEALDAGAEDTLPDALLRTDDVLTHPVFHQYHSETAMLRYLRRLADRDYALDRGMIPLGSCTMKLNATTEMEPVTWPEFGQLHPFAPAEQAQGYLTLIRELEEQLAEVTGYDKVSLQPNAGSQGELAGLLAVRGYHRANGDEQRTVCLIPSSAHGTNAASAVMAGMKVVVVKTAGDGEIDVEDLRAKIEQYRDELSVLMITYPSTHGVFEEHVADICAQVHEAGGQVYVDGANLNALVGLAKPGHFGGDVSHLNLHKTFCIPHGGGGPGVGPVGVREHLAPYLPNHPLQPAAGPETGVGPISAAPWGSAGILPISWAYVRLMGGEGLKRATQVAVLSANYIAKRLEPHYPVLYTGPGGLVAHECIIDLRPISKATGVSVDDIAKRLIDYGFHAPTMSFPVAGTLMIEPTESEDLGELDRFCEAMIAIRGEIEKVGAGDWPTDDNPLRNAPHTAAALGGEWTHAYTREEAVFPAGVSAADKYWPPVRRIDQAFGDRNLVCSCPPLDAYDE; this is encoded by the coding sequence ATGACCGCCCACCGCACTCCGCTCGCCGTACTCGAACAGGGAACGCCCTTCGAGCGGCGGCATATCGGGCCCGACCACGAGGACCGGGCCAAGATGCTCGCGCAGGTCGGATACGGCTCGCTCGACGAGCTGACGGCCGCCGCGGTCCCGGATGTGATCAGGAACGCCGACGCCCTCGACCTGCCGGCCGCCCGCACCGAGGCCGAGGTGCTGGCCGAGCTGCGGTCGCTGGCCGACCGGAACCAGGTGCTGGGGTCCATGATCGGGCTCGGGTACTACGGGACCTTCACCCCGCCGGTCATCCTGCGGAACGTGATGGAGAACCCGGCCTGGTACACCGCGTACACGCCGTACCAGCCGGAGATCTCGCAGGGGCGCCTCGAAGCGCTGCTGAACTTCCAGACGATGGTCGCCGACCTCACCGGGCTGCCCACCTCCGGGGCCTCGCTGCTCGACGAGGGCACCGCGGCCGCCGAGGCGATGGCGCTGTCGCGGCGCATGGGCAAGAACAAGAAGGGCCTCTTCCTCGTCGACGCGGACACCCTGCCGCAGACCATCGCGGTCATCCGGACGCGGGCCGAGCCGACCGGCGTCGAGGTCGTCGTCGCCGACCTGAGCGCGGGTATCCCGGACGAGATCGCCGGGCGCGAGATCAACGGTGTGCTCCTCCAGTACCCGGGTGCCTCCGGTGCCGTGCGGGACCTGAAGCCCGTCGTCGATCAGGCGCACGGGCTCGGTGCCGTGGTCACCGTCGCCGCCGATCTGCTTGCCCTGACGCTGCTCACCTCACCCGGTGAGCTCGGTGCGGACATCGCGGTCGGGACGACCCAGCGGTTCGGCGTTCCGATGGGCTTCGGGGGGCCGCACGCCGGATACATGGCCGTGCGCGAGCAGTACGCGCGCAGCCTGCCCGGACGGCTCGTGGGTGTCTCCGTGGACGCGGACGGGCACAAGGCGTACCGGCTCGCCCTGCAGACGCGCGAGCAGCACATCCGCCGCGAGAAGGCGACCAGCAACATCTGCACGGCCCAGGTCCTGCTGGCCGTGATGGCCGGCATGTACGCCGTCCACCACGGGCCCGAGGGGCTGCGGACCATCGCCCGGCGCACCCACCGGTACGCCACGATCCTCGCTGCGGGGCTGACGGCGGGCGGTGTCGAGGTCGTCCACGGGGCGTACTTCGACACGCTCACCGCGCGGGTGCCCGGGAAGGCCGGTGAGGTCGCCGCCGCCGCGCGCGAACACGGCGTGAACCTGCACCTCGTCGACGCGGACCGGGTGTCCGTCTCCTGCGACGAGACCACCACTCGGGCCCAACTGGGCGCCGTATGGGCCGCGTTCGGGGTCGAGGGCGACATCGAGGCGCTCGACGCGGGCGCCGAGGACACACTGCCGGACGCGCTGCTGCGCACCGACGACGTTCTCACCCACCCCGTGTTCCACCAGTACCACTCCGAGACCGCGATGCTGCGCTACCTGCGTCGGCTCGCCGACCGTGACTACGCGCTCGACCGGGGCATGATCCCGCTGGGCTCCTGCACCATGAAGCTCAACGCGACCACGGAGATGGAGCCGGTCACCTGGCCCGAGTTCGGCCAGCTGCACCCCTTCGCGCCCGCCGAGCAGGCGCAGGGTTATCTGACGCTCATCCGTGAGCTGGAGGAGCAGCTCGCCGAGGTCACCGGGTACGACAAGGTGTCGCTCCAGCCGAACGCCGGTTCTCAGGGCGAGCTGGCCGGGCTGCTCGCCGTACGCGGATACCACCGGGCCAACGGCGACGAGCAGCGCACCGTCTGCCTGATCCCGTCGTCCGCGCACGGGACCAACGCGGCCAGTGCCGTCATGGCCGGCATGAAGGTCGTCGTCGTGAAGACCGCCGGGGACGGTGAGATCGACGTCGAGGATCTGCGGGCGAAGATCGAGCAGTACCGGGACGAGCTTTCGGTGCTGATGATCACGTACCCCTCCACGCACGGTGTGTTCGAGGAGCATGTCGCCGACATCTGCGCCCAGGTGCACGAGGCCGGCGGGCAGGTGTACGTCGACGGGGCCAACCTCAACGCGCTGGTGGGGCTGGCCAAGCCGGGGCACTTCGGTGGGGACGTCTCGCATCTGAATCTGCACAAGACGTTCTGCATTCCGCACGGCGGCGGCGGCCCCGGGGTCGGGCCGGTGGGCGTGCGGGAGCATCTCGCGCCGTATCTGCCCAACCACCCCCTGCAGCCCGCGGCCGGGCCAGAGACGGGTGTGGGACCGATCTCGGCGGCGCCGTGGGGCTCCGCGGGCATTCTGCCGATCTCATGGGCGTACGTCCGTCTGATGGGCGGCGAGGGGCTCAAGCGGGCCACGCAGGTGGCTGTGCTGAGCGCCAACTACATCGCCAAGCGGCTGGAGCCGCATTACCCGGTGCTCTACACCGGGCCCGGTGGGCTGGTCGCGCACGAGTGCATCATCGATCTGCGGCCGATCAGCAAGGCGACGGGTGTGAGCGTCGACGACATCGCGAAGCGGCTGATCGACTACGGTTTCCACGCGCCGACGATGTCGTTCCCGGTGGCCGGGACGCTGATGATCGAGCCGACCGAGTCCGAGGACCTGGGGGAGCTGGACCGGTTCTGCGAGGCGATGATCGCCATTCGCGGTGAGATCGAGAAGGTCGGCGCGGGCGACTGGCCGACCGACGACAACCCGCTGCGGAACGCGCCGCACACCGCCGCCGCGCTCGGCGGGGAGTGGACGCACGCCTACACGCGCGAGGAGGCGGTCTTCCCGGCCGGGGTCTCGGCGGCCGACAAGTACTGGCCGCCGGTGCGCCGGATCGACCAGGCCTTCGGGGACCGGAACCTGGTCTGTTCCTGCCCGCCGCTGGACGCCTACGACGAGTAG
- a CDS encoding PRC-barrel domain-containing protein gives MQTDIDPRSLIGRKAFDRNGTKIGTIDEVYLDDATGMPEWAAIRTGLFSRDAFVPLEPSELIDGTLRIPFERALIKDAPDFGVGRHLSPEQELQLYHHYGLDVAPPPPFPDHDFGRLAGTDDA, from the coding sequence GTGCAGACCGACATCGATCCGCGCAGCCTGATCGGCCGCAAGGCCTTCGACCGCAACGGCACCAAGATCGGCACGATCGACGAGGTCTACCTCGACGACGCGACGGGAATGCCGGAGTGGGCGGCCATAAGGACAGGGCTGTTCAGCAGAGACGCCTTCGTACCCCTGGAGCCCAGCGAGCTGATCGACGGCACACTGCGCATCCCCTTCGAGCGGGCCCTGATCAAGGACGCCCCCGACTTCGGCGTGGGCCGCCACCTCTCCCCGGAGCAGGAACTCCAGCTCTACCACCACTACGGCCTCGATGTGGCTCCCCCGCCCCCGTTCCCGGACCACGACTTCGGCAGGC